One genomic segment of Ictalurus punctatus breed USDA103 chromosome 12, Coco_2.0, whole genome shotgun sequence includes these proteins:
- the sp100.1 gene encoding nuclear body protein SP140-like protein, whose amino-acid sequence MDPVQFLTLEELTRFFHRKKTEISCMEEPHTFLNQLRDHDLVPEDLYKKVIKMKCKSKRQEGVYQILDWLEKERGERVKLFWTCVFKNHILQKYSVLRSLRNSLLDGSFRFYMQLPDTEVLGRNEKDPIHSKENKANGQTGGRKRKKSSEETNKREEPGPSPFSNSNRKKPAKKPTFTNPLKKGEKADIWMWGLYKTQLPVTCGDKEGILFRDKLAKGYKSIQSQGRWFSASEFEKFAGKGSSKNWKQSISCQNTPLQKLIEEGHLQSPSAKRRYDQKNRKIQLPVSSLEAPGPQSASSVETAGSSEGHEEERKANREEGEEEDGEPVDLSTFKDFALKVSCGSVGGILYKSRFAGSHSKSIRTEERWFTPEEFVKQESTLTDGRWEKDILCHGKTLNFLVKKEILHVHPDPCPCLLCRSDDPLDQDNDDVCFICNSAGNLVCCDECPRAFHHHCHLPVLQERTLGGDWMCTFCVLKANQGLWIQMTNEGVLNSPVSGNIMRCEYLLLCLYKADSLCVFTEDPTATVPRYTRVIPNPMWLDLVKTKLQDKQYKTLREFVGDVRLIFQNCRIFNEDNEFGKMGARLSEIFEREFHTIFKIQ is encoded by the exons ATGGACCCGGTGCAGTTTCTGACGCTGGAGGAGCTAACTCGGTTTTTTCACCGTAAGAAGACGGAGATCTCCTGCATGGAGGAACCGCACACCTTCCTGAACCAGCTCCGAGACCACGACCTGGTACCTGAGGACCTCTACAAG aaGGTAATAAAGATGAAGTGTAAAAGCAAAAGGCAGGAAGGTGTGTATCAGATTCTGGACTGGCTGGAGAAGGAGCGAGGAGAGCGCGTGAAGCTGTTTTGGACTTGTGTATTTAAGAATCACATCCTGCAGAAATATTCGGTTCTCCGCTCGCTCCGGAACAGCCTCCTGGACG GCTCCTTCAGGTTTTATATGCAGCTCCCCGATACGGAGGTACTAGGCAGGAATGAGAAAGACCCAATCCACAGCAAGGAAAATAAAGCAAATGGACAGACGGgtggaagaaagagaaagaaaagcagtGAAGAAACGAACAAGCGGGAAGAACCAGGCCCTTCCCCTTTCTCTAATAGTAACCGGAAGAAGCCAGCAAAGAAGCCCACATTCA ccaatcctttaaaaaaaggagagaaggCGGATATTTGGATGTGGGGTTTGTATAAAACTCAGCTCCCTGTTACCTGCGGTGATAAAGAAGGCATTCTGTTTCGGGACAAACTGGCTAAAG GCTACAAGAGTATCCAGTCTCAGGGTCGCTGGTTCAGTGCAAGCGAATTTGAGAAGTTTGCTGGAAAGGGAAGCAGCAAGAACTGGAAACAGAGCATTTCCTGCCAAAACACTCCACTGCAGAAGCTTATAGAG gaGGGTCATCTACAGTCTCCAAGTGCGAAAAGACGCTACGATCAGAAG AATCGGAAAATTCAGCTTCCCGTCAGCTCTTTGGAAGCCCCCGGCCCCC AGTCAGCATCCAGTGTAGAGACGGCGGGATCGAGTGAAGGCCACGAGGAGGAGCGGAAAGCGAACCgtgaagaaggagaggaagaagacgGCGAGCCAGTGGATCTGTCTACATTTAAGGATTTTGCTTTGAAAGTCAGCTGTGGCTCTGTCGGTGGGATTTTATATAAAAGCAGATTTGCAG ggTCGCACAGTAAGAGCATCCGCACAGAGGAGCGCTGGTTCACTCCCGAGGAGTTCGTAAAGCAGGAGTCAACGCTGACAGACGGACGCTGGGAGAAAGACATACTGTGTCACGGCAAAACTCTTAACTTCCTGGTGAAG AAGGAGATCCTGCATGTCCATCCAGACCCGTGTCCATGTCTTCTGTGCCGTTCTGACGACCCG CTGGATCAGGATAACGATGACGTGTGCTTCATTTGTAACTCTGCGGGAAATCTGGTGTGCTGTGACGAGTGTCCACGAGCTTTCCACCATCACTGCCACTTACCAGTGCTACAGGAAAGAACTCtcgg gGGCGATTGGATGTGCACTTTCTGTGTGTTAAAGGCTAACCAGGGATTGTGGATTCAAATGACCAATGAAGGTGTTCTGAACAGTCCTGTTTCCGGAAACAttatg CGTTGCGAgtatttgctgttgtgtttgtaTAAGGCggactcactgtgtgtgtttactgaagATCCCACTGCAACA GTGCCGAGGTACACCCGGGTGATCCCTAATCCCATGTGGCTGGACCTAGTGAAGACCAAACTGCAGGACAAGCAGTATAAAACACTGAGAGAGTTTGTGGGAGACGTCAGGCTCATCTTTCAGAACTGCCGCATTTTCAACGAG GATAATGAGTTTGGGAAGATGGGAGCCAGACTGAGTGAGATCTTTGAGCGCGAGTTCCACACCATCTTTAAGATCCAGTAG